The following coding sequences lie in one Hypanus sabinus isolate sHypSab1 unplaced genomic scaffold, sHypSab1.hap1 scaffold_62, whole genome shotgun sequence genomic window:
- the LOC132389646 gene encoding zinc finger protein 235-like → MAHQGVHIRERPFTCSVCGKRFIKSSHLLSHQRVHTGEKPFTCSECGKRFSELSNLQNHQRVHTGEKPFTCSECGKGFTQSSHLQRHQRVHTGEKPFTCSDCGKSFTHLCNLQNHQPVHTGERPFTCSECGKGFTQSSSLLSHQRVHTGERPFTCSECGKGFTQSSHLKVHQRVHTGEKPFICSVCGKGFTDSSTRQKHQRVHTGEKSFTCSECGKGFTDSSCLLVHQRVHTREKPFTCSECGKGFTQSSHLQRHQRVHTGEKPFKCSECGKRFTQSSTLQAHQQIHTGEKPFTCSVCGKQFTLSFQLLKHQRVHTGERPFACSKCGKRFAGSSNLQRHQQVHTGEKPFTCSVCGKGFTQSSQLLAHQSIHNGEWP, encoded by the coding sequence atggctcaccagggagttcacatcagggagcggccattcacttgctcagtctgtgggaagagattcattaaATCATCCCACctgctgagtcatcagcgagttcacactggggagaagccattcacctgctcagaatgtgggaagagattctctgagttatccaacctacagaatcatcagcgagttcacactggggagaagccattcacctgctcagaatgtgggaagggattcactcagtcatcccacctgcagagacaccagcgagttcacactggggagaagccgttcacctgctcagactgtgggaagagcttCACTCACTTATGcaacctacagaatcatcagccagttcacactggggagaggccattcacctgctcagaatgtgggaagggatttactcagtcatccagcctactgagtcatcagcgagttcacacaggggagaggcccttcacctgctcagaatgtgggaagggattcactcagtcatcccatctgaaggttcatcagcgagttcacactggggagaagccattcatctgctcagtctgtggaaagggattcactgattcatccacccggcagaaacatcagcgagttcacactggggagaagtcgttcacctgctcagaatgtgggaagggattcacggaTTCATCctgcctactggtacatcagcgagttcacactagggagaagccgttcacctgctcagaatgtgggaagggattcactcagtcatcccacctgcagagacatcagcgagttcacactggggagaagccattcaaatgctcagaatgtgggaagagattcactcaatcttccaccctacaggcacaccagcaaattcacactggggagaagccattcacttgctcagtctgtgggaaacaattcactctgtcATTCCAActactgaaacaccagcgagttcacacaggggaacGGCCGTTCGCCTGCTcaaaatgtgggaagagattcgctggatcatccaacctacagagacatcagcaagttcacactggggagaagccgttcacttgctcagtctg